One genomic region from Mytilus trossulus isolate FHL-02 chromosome 9, PNRI_Mtr1.1.1.hap1, whole genome shotgun sequence encodes:
- the LOC134685269 gene encoding uncharacterized protein LOC134685269 — protein sequence MRKMQCRMLNIICLLAMNSDLLVESISNCAVEEVPENFTVTPVTICPTGKYRKEKEKNCTNSLEVFHCLPDLQGNLYEFCGRSRHDLRYPYFVFDRTSKLYFSNLVFPISSGTETEFYSNFSQLILKEDPKLNGLTVFQKLREEVNNNSAVSCIDDLKEHFLPSRETCKVVSACVRPRHVQWIFVYIVEVRGDIGNIIIKCFPMPLTNTLKYALVALTLCRDNHSTLIKQCSTLRGNQEDAQEGNKTDCQEGNKTDCQEGNKTDCQEGNKTDCQEGIKTDCEEGNKKDCKEENTISLTIGGIFTCLIVIVAVSMVVENNCHLIDKIRSLFCTIIENRQQAENHTKGTYGQPTDANECDQQSHMVCMETGQSPSSQI from the exons atg AGAAAAATGCAGTGTCGTATGTTAAATATCATATGTTTATTGGCAATGAATAGTGACCTACTTGTAGAAAGTATAAGTAATTGCGCAGTTGAGGAAGTACCAGAAAATTTTACAGTGACACCAGTTACCATTTGCCCTACaggaaaatatagaaaagaaaaagagaaaaactgTACAAATTCATTAGAGGTTTTTCACTGCCTTCCTGATTTGCAGGGAAATCTTTATGAGTTCTGTGGTAGGAGTAGACATGACCTGAGATACCCTTATTTCGTCTTTGATCGGACCAGTAAACTTTATTTTAGCAATCTTGTATTTCCAATATCATCAGGGACTGAGACTGaattttattccaatttcagccagttaattttaaaagaagatCCCAAGTTAAATGGATTAACCGTTTTTCAAAAGTTGCGAGAAGAAGTGAATAATAATTCAGCTGTTAGTTGCATAGATGATTTAAAGGAACATTTCCTGCCGAGTCGAGAAACTTGTAAAGTAGTCAGTGCGTGTGTACGGCCTCGACACGTTCAATGGATTTTCGTTTATATTGTTGAAGTTCGTGGTGACATTGgaaatattatcataaaatgtttCCCTATGCCACTGACTAATACACTCAAATACGCACTTGTTGCCTTAACTTTGTGTAGAGATAATCACTCTACACTTATTAAACAATGTAGTACACTCCGAGGGAACCAAGAAGACGCTCAAGAAGGGAATAAAACAGACTGCCAAGAAGGAAATAAAACAGACTGCCAAGAAGGGAATAAAACAGACTGCCAAGAAGGGAATAAAACAGACTGCCAAGAAGGGATTAAAACAGACTGTGAAGAAGGGAACAAAAAAGACTGCAAGGAAGAAAACACCATATCACTCACTATAGGTGGGATCTTTACCTGCTTGATTGTTATCGTAGCTGTGTCAATGGTAGTTGAGAATAATTGTCATTTAATAGACAAAATTCGGTCtttattttgtacaattattgAAAACAGGCAGCAAGCAGAAAATCATACGAAAGGAACATACGGACAGCCTACAGATGCAAATGAGTGTGATCAACAAAGCCATATGGTATGTATGGAAACTGGTCAAAGTCCTAGTTCGCAGATATAA